The following proteins come from a genomic window of Paucimonas lemoignei:
- the yffB gene encoding protein YffB: MTDQINKLHLYGIKACDTMKKARTWLDEKPVSYDFHDYKTQGIDREHLTQWCNEHGWQTVLNRAGTTFRKLDDGQKADLDQAKAIELMFAQPSMIKRPVLDLGDRTLIGFKPDLYAAAID, translated from the coding sequence GTGACTGATCAAATCAACAAGTTGCACCTGTACGGGATCAAAGCCTGCGACACCATGAAGAAGGCTCGCACCTGGCTCGATGAGAAACCGGTGAGCTACGATTTTCATGACTACAAGACGCAAGGCATCGACCGCGAACACCTGACTCAGTGGTGCAATGAGCACGGCTGGCAGACCGTTTTAAACCGCGCAGGCACGACCTTTCGCAAGCTCGACGACGGACAGAAAGCCGATCTCGACCAGGCAAAGGCGATTGAGCTGATGTTTGCGCAACCCTCGATGATCAAGCGCCCGGTGCTTGATCTCGGTGACAGAACCCTGATTGGCTTCAAACCAGACCTGTATGCAGCGGCTATCGACTGA
- the dapD gene encoding tetrahydrodipicolinate succinylase, with protein sequence MSTSLFSLAFGVGTQNRQGAWLEVFYAQPLINPSAEIIAAITPVLGYTGGNQAITFNTDLALKLADALKPVDAVQAALLSRLAESHKPLVATLLAEDAALTSTPEAYLKLHLLSHRLVKPHGLNLAGIFPLLPNVAWTSQGAIDLAELAPRQLEARLKGELLEVFSVDKFPKMTDYVVPSGVRIADSARVRLGAYIGEGTTVMHEGFVNFNGGTEGPGMIEGRVSAGVFVGKGSDLGGGCSTMGTLSGGGNIIIKVGEGCLIGANAGIGIPLGDRNTVESGLYVTAGTKVALLDDQNQLVKVVKARELAGQSDLLFRRNSQTGAVECKTHKSAIELNEALHAHN encoded by the coding sequence ATGTCCACTTCCCTGTTCAGCCTGGCCTTTGGCGTCGGCACTCAAAACCGTCAAGGCGCATGGCTTGAGGTTTTTTACGCTCAGCCACTGATCAATCCGTCGGCTGAGATCATCGCTGCTATCACCCCAGTGCTGGGTTACACCGGTGGCAACCAGGCCATCACTTTCAACACTGACCTGGCGTTGAAGCTGGCTGACGCCCTCAAGCCCGTTGACGCGGTACAGGCTGCATTGCTGTCCCGCCTGGCAGAAAGCCACAAGCCTCTGGTCGCGACCCTGCTCGCCGAAGACGCTGCGCTGACCTCCACACCTGAGGCTTACCTCAAGCTGCACCTGCTGTCCCATCGTTTGGTGAAGCCACACGGCCTGAACCTGGCCGGGATCTTCCCGCTGCTGCCAAACGTCGCCTGGACCAGCCAGGGTGCAATCGACCTGGCGGAACTGGCTCCGCGTCAGCTGGAAGCACGTCTCAAAGGCGAGCTGCTGGAAGTATTCTCCGTCGACAAGTTCCCGAAAATGACCGACTACGTCGTGCCGAGCGGCGTGCGTATCGCTGACAGCGCTCGTGTTCGTCTGGGTGCTTACATCGGCGAGGGCACCACCGTGATGCACGAAGGTTTCGTCAACTTCAACGGCGGCACCGAAGGCCCGGGCATGATCGAAGGCCGTGTATCGGCTGGCGTGTTTGTTGGCAAAGGTTCCGATCTGGGTGGCGGTTGCTCGACCATGGGCACGCTGTCCGGTGGCGGCAACATCATCATTAAAGTTGGCGAAGGCTGCCTGATCGGCGCCAACGCTGGCATCGGCATTCCACTGGGCGACCGCAACACGGTCGAATCTGGTCTTTACGTCACGGCGGGCACCAAAGTCGCGCTGCTGGATGACCAGAACCAACTGGTGAAAGTCGTTAAAGCCCGTGAGCTGGCCGGTCAATCCGACCTGCTGTTCCGTCGCAACTCGCAAACCGGCGCTGTGGAATGCAAAACCCACAAGTCGGCCATCGAGCTGAACGAAGCGCTGCACGCTCACAACTGA
- the bcsA gene encoding glycosyl transferase family protein — MADFILLCAPAFIIISIWIILRTHKKKPPTEPPPWPSNIYGFSYSPFRKGQHPKRNIFPTKNEIREDLKIMSAFTRNIRIYSVEGTQRYIPELAVECGLQVTLGAWLSKDEVRNEREVALCIKLANTVPSITRVLIGNEALFRNDVTEQQMLHYLDRVRDAVKVPVSTSEQWHIWVDFPELAGHVDFIAAHILPFWENLPMIKASGFVIKTAAELKRLFPKKPLLISEVGWPSGGGLTTQSRSSIADQSIYLRFQLQQLDDHNIEYFVVEAFDQRWKTDEGAAGQRWGVFYTDRKPKIIFSGPISESFQWQLYLTRWIRGSGSTVALKKRFLWPFILSYLALLGAGLEYSHPFPLPIGVLMTMAWATVLLVALGVETHEFIETACLPSEPRFFPPSKELIAYRPKVSIHVPCFNEPPEMVKTTLDSLSELNYADYEVLIIDNNTQNPSVWEPVRKHCEKLGHRFKFFHIDNLEGFKAGALNYLLSKTAIDAVIIAVIDADYCVERNWLKHTVPHFGVSDIAVVQAPQDYRDNQEHIFKKLCYSEYRGFFNIGMVIRNDYDAIIQHGTMTLIRKTVMEELGWAQWCICEDAELGLRALIRGYSMAYVRNSYGKGLIPDTFIDFKKQRFRWAYGAVQIMKRHSRSLIMGSSTKLSAAQRYYFLAGWLPWVAQGFNLLLMIAAVLWSVLIITEPQSFKPLPWVFSITPLLVLSLMSAKTIYLYDRLVTHDIKDALAAIVAGISLYHTIAKAVLFALFTTRMPFFRTPKNTDNQGLWVAISQSREEVIIMLVLWSTAAGIAWRQGLSNNDVLAWIVMLLVQALPYLAALLMAILSALPRTSLLRTPNRV; from the coding sequence TTGGCCGACTTTATATTGCTATGCGCACCAGCTTTCATCATTATTTCCATCTGGATAATCCTGCGGACGCATAAAAAAAAGCCCCCTACAGAGCCTCCACCCTGGCCAAGTAATATATATGGATTTTCCTATTCACCCTTCCGGAAAGGACAGCATCCTAAAAGAAATATTTTCCCCACTAAAAACGAGATACGTGAAGATTTGAAAATCATGAGTGCCTTCACAAGAAACATCCGCATCTATTCCGTTGAAGGCACTCAGCGATACATTCCCGAACTGGCTGTCGAATGCGGACTGCAGGTGACGCTCGGCGCCTGGCTTAGCAAAGATGAGGTGAGAAACGAGCGCGAGGTCGCGTTGTGCATCAAACTGGCGAACACAGTCCCTAGCATTACCCGAGTGCTGATTGGCAATGAAGCACTCTTTCGCAATGACGTTACAGAACAGCAGATGCTGCACTATCTGGATCGCGTACGCGACGCGGTGAAAGTGCCCGTAAGTACATCAGAGCAGTGGCACATCTGGGTCGATTTTCCGGAACTGGCAGGGCATGTTGATTTTATAGCTGCTCACATTTTACCGTTCTGGGAAAATCTCCCTATGATCAAAGCCTCGGGGTTCGTTATCAAAACGGCGGCTGAACTCAAGCGACTGTTTCCAAAAAAACCATTACTCATTTCCGAGGTTGGCTGGCCCAGCGGGGGCGGCTTGACGACACAAAGTCGATCCTCCATAGCTGATCAGAGTATCTACTTGCGTTTTCAGCTGCAGCAACTCGACGACCACAATATTGAGTATTTTGTCGTAGAAGCCTTTGATCAAAGATGGAAGACCGATGAAGGAGCGGCGGGTCAGCGCTGGGGAGTTTTCTATACCGATCGCAAACCCAAAATCATATTTTCAGGGCCTATATCGGAATCGTTTCAGTGGCAGCTTTATCTCACCAGATGGATAAGAGGATCGGGATCAACCGTAGCGTTAAAAAAACGTTTCTTGTGGCCCTTTATCCTGAGCTACCTGGCACTGCTGGGGGCGGGTCTTGAATACAGCCACCCCTTTCCGCTCCCTATAGGTGTGCTGATGACAATGGCATGGGCCACCGTTTTACTGGTTGCCTTGGGCGTTGAAACTCATGAGTTTATAGAAACTGCATGCCTCCCCAGCGAACCACGATTTTTTCCGCCCTCAAAAGAACTGATCGCCTATCGCCCCAAAGTTTCTATACATGTCCCCTGTTTTAACGAACCTCCAGAGATGGTGAAAACGACACTTGACTCCCTCTCCGAACTCAATTATGCGGATTACGAAGTTCTGATCATCGACAATAACACTCAAAACCCTTCCGTATGGGAGCCCGTTAGGAAGCATTGCGAAAAACTGGGCCATCGTTTTAAATTCTTCCATATTGATAATCTTGAAGGATTCAAGGCGGGCGCCTTGAACTACCTCCTATCGAAAACTGCTATCGATGCCGTGATCATCGCAGTCATTGATGCGGACTACTGCGTTGAGCGTAACTGGTTGAAGCACACCGTCCCTCACTTCGGGGTATCAGACATTGCCGTGGTCCAAGCCCCGCAGGACTATCGAGACAATCAAGAGCATATATTCAAGAAACTATGCTATTCGGAGTATCGCGGTTTTTTCAACATTGGAATGGTGATTCGTAATGATTACGACGCGATCATTCAACACGGAACCATGACACTCATCCGAAAAACCGTGATGGAGGAGCTAGGCTGGGCTCAATGGTGTATTTGCGAGGACGCCGAGCTTGGGCTCAGGGCACTTATAAGGGGCTATTCGATGGCCTACGTACGAAACAGTTACGGAAAAGGGTTGATACCTGACACCTTCATCGATTTTAAAAAGCAACGATTTCGCTGGGCCTATGGTGCTGTACAAATCATGAAGCGTCACAGCCGGAGCCTGATCATGGGTAGCAGCACAAAACTCTCCGCAGCGCAGCGCTATTACTTTCTTGCTGGTTGGTTACCTTGGGTTGCTCAGGGGTTCAACTTACTCCTGATGATCGCTGCCGTTTTATGGTCTGTGCTCATCATCACCGAACCTCAAAGTTTTAAACCGCTTCCGTGGGTTTTCTCGATCACACCTCTGCTTGTACTTTCCTTAATGTCCGCCAAAACCATCTATTTATATGATCGCCTTGTCACCCATGACATCAAGGACGCGCTCGCCGCTATCGTGGCGGGGATTTCTTTGTACCACACCATCGCAAAAGCGGTCCTGTTTGCACTCTTTACCACCCGAATGCCTTTTTTTCGTACACCAAAAAATACCGACAACCAAGGTTTATGGGTGGCGATTTCACAATCGAGAGAAGAAGTGATCATCATGCTGGTTCTGTGGAGTACGGCAGCGGGCATTGCCTGGCGGCAGGGCCTGTCGAACAATGACGTCCTGGCCTGGATAGTGATGCTGCTCGTTCAGGCACTGCCTTACCTTGCCGCACTGCTTATGGCCATTCTTTCTGCGCTTCCCAGAACATCGCTGCTCAGAACTCCGAATAGGGTTTGA
- the glnD gene encoding PII uridylyl-transferase, with protein sequence MPQVDPDLFDRGQFQAELALKASPIPAFKKVIRSAREVLDARFKSGRDIRRLIEDRAWFVDNILQQAWDQFDWSEDADIALLAVGGYGRGELHPYSDIDLLILLESADHEVFRESIEGFLTLLWDIGLEVGQSVRSVEECAQEGRADLTVITNLMESRTIAGPERLRQRMLDVTSTREMWPSKEFFLAKRAEQKTRHHKYNDTEYNLEPNVKGSPGGLRDIQTILWVARRQYGTLNLHALAGQGFLLESENNLLASSQDFLWKVRYALHMLAGRSEDRLLFDYQSSIANLLGYQDSDAKLAIERFMQKYYRVVMSIAELSDLIIQHFEEVILTDDEGAVTQPINSRFQLHDGYIEATNPNVFKRTPFAMIEIFVLMAQHPEIKGVRADTIRLLREHRHLINDDFRNDIRNTSLFIELFKCEIGIHRNLRRMNRYGILGLYLPEFGHIVGQMQHDLFHIYTVDAHTLNLIKHLRKLQYTQVSEKFPLASKIMARLPKPELIYLAGLYHDIGKGRGGDHSELGAVDAQTFGERHQLPTWDTRLIVWLVSHHLVMSTTAQRKDLSDPQVIHDFAQFVGDEVHLDYLYVLTVADINATNPTLWNSWRATLLRQLYTETKRALRRGLENPVDREEQIRRTQTAALDILVRNGTDPDDVEQLWSQLGDDYFLRHTAGDVAWHSDAILQQPVNGGALVLIKETTQREFEGGTQIFIYAPDQHDFFAVTVAAMDQLNLNIHDARVLTSSSQFTLDTYIVLDNNGGSIGDNPERVKQIREGLYEALRNPDDYPTIIKRRVPRQLKHFAFAPQVTIHNDAQRPVTILELSAPDRPGLLARIGKIFLEFDLSLQNAKISTLGERVEDVFFITDANNQPLSDPELCRRLQDAIVEQLNVNHEPGLEFRLSI encoded by the coding sequence ATGCCGCAGGTGGATCCCGATTTGTTCGACCGAGGCCAGTTCCAGGCCGAACTTGCCCTGAAAGCCAGCCCTATACCGGCCTTCAAGAAAGTCATCCGCAGTGCGCGGGAGGTGCTGGACGCGCGCTTCAAATCCGGCCGCGACATCCGCCGCCTGATCGAAGACCGTGCCTGGTTCGTGGACAACATCCTGCAGCAAGCATGGGACCAGTTCGACTGGAGTGAAGATGCCGATATCGCGCTGCTGGCCGTTGGCGGCTATGGGCGCGGCGAGCTGCACCCGTACTCGGACATCGACCTGTTGATCCTGCTGGAGAGCGCGGACCACGAAGTATTCCGTGAATCCATCGAGGGCTTTCTCACGCTGCTGTGGGACATCGGCCTCGAAGTCGGCCAAAGCGTGCGCTCGGTAGAGGAATGTGCCCAGGAGGGCCGCGCCGACCTGACGGTGATCACCAACCTGATGGAAAGCCGCACCATCGCCGGGCCAGAGCGTCTGCGCCAGCGCATGCTGGACGTCACCAGTACCCGGGAAATGTGGCCGAGCAAGGAGTTCTTCCTCGCCAAGCGTGCAGAACAGAAAACCCGTCACCACAAATACAACGACACCGAATACAACCTGGAGCCCAACGTCAAAGGCTCACCGGGCGGTCTGCGGGATATCCAGACCATCCTCTGGGTGGCGCGGCGCCAATACGGCACCCTCAATCTGCACGCACTGGCCGGGCAAGGCTTCCTGCTGGAAAGCGAGAACAACCTGCTCGCCTCCTCCCAGGACTTCCTCTGGAAAGTGCGCTACGCCCTGCACATGCTGGCTGGCCGCTCGGAAGACCGGCTGCTGTTCGACTATCAAAGCAGTATTGCCAACCTGCTGGGTTACCAGGACAGCGACGCCAAGCTGGCGATAGAGCGCTTCATGCAGAAGTACTATCGGGTGGTCATGAGCATTGCCGAGTTGAGCGACCTGATCATTCAGCACTTCGAAGAAGTCATCCTGACCGACGACGAAGGCGCTGTGACCCAGCCGATCAACTCTCGCTTCCAGCTCCATGATGGCTACATCGAAGCGACAAACCCCAACGTGTTCAAACGCACACCGTTCGCCATGATCGAGATTTTCGTGCTCATGGCCCAACACCCGGAAATCAAGGGTGTGCGCGCCGATACGATCCGGCTGCTGCGCGAACACCGGCATCTGATCAACGATGATTTCCGTAACGATATCCGCAATACCAGCCTGTTCATCGAGCTGTTCAAGTGCGAAATAGGCATCCATCGCAACCTGCGCCGCATGAACCGCTACGGCATTCTCGGCCTGTATTTGCCGGAGTTCGGGCATATCGTCGGCCAGATGCAGCATGACCTGTTCCACATTTACACGGTCGACGCCCACACCCTGAACCTGATCAAACACCTGCGGAAGCTGCAATACACCCAGGTGTCAGAGAAATTCCCGCTGGCCAGCAAGATCATGGCCAGGCTGCCCAAGCCAGAGTTGATTTACCTGGCCGGGCTGTACCACGACATCGGCAAAGGCCGTGGCGGGGACCATTCGGAACTGGGCGCGGTGGACGCGCAAACCTTCGGCGAACGTCATCAACTGCCGACTTGGGACACTCGCCTGATCGTCTGGCTGGTCAGCCATCACCTGGTGATGTCCACCACCGCCCAGCGCAAGGATTTGTCTGACCCGCAGGTGATCCATGATTTCGCCCAGTTCGTTGGCGATGAAGTGCACCTGGATTACCTGTATGTGTTGACCGTCGCCGACATCAACGCGACCAACCCGACGCTGTGGAACTCCTGGCGCGCTACCCTGTTGCGTCAGCTTTACACCGAAACCAAACGCGCCTTGCGTCGCGGCCTGGAGAACCCGGTGGACCGCGAAGAACAGATCCGCCGTACGCAAACCGCTGCGCTGGATATTCTGGTCCGCAACGGCACCGATCCTGATGATGTCGAGCAACTTTGGTCGCAACTAGGGGACGATTACTTCCTGCGTCATACAGCAGGCGATGTAGCCTGGCACAGCGATGCCATTCTGCAGCAGCCGGTGAATGGAGGAGCGCTGGTGCTGATCAAGGAGACCACCCAGCGCGAATTCGAAGGCGGCACGCAGATCTTCATCTACGCACCCGACCAACATGACTTCTTCGCAGTGACCGTGGCGGCCATGGACCAGTTGAACCTGAACATTCACGATGCCCGGGTTCTGACCTCCAGCAGCCAGTTCACCCTCGACACCTATATCGTGCTCGACAACAACGGTGGCTCGATTGGCGATAACCCGGAACGCGTAAAGCAGATTCGCGAAGGGCTGTATGAGGCGCTGCGCAACCCTGATGACTACCCGACCATCATCAAACGTCGCGTACCGCGCCAGCTGAAGCATTTCGCCTTCGCGCCGCAAGTGACGATCCATAACGACGCGCAGCGCCCGGTCACCATTCTGGAGCTTTCAGCCCCGGACAGGCCTGGATTACTGGCGCGGATTGGCAAGATTTTCCTTGAGTTCGACCTGTCGCTGCAAAACGCCAAGATCTCCACCCTTGGCGAACGGGTAGAAGACGTGTTCTTTATTACCGACGCCAACAATCAGCCGTTGTCCGACCCAGAACTGTGCCGCCGTTTGCAGGATGCGATCGTTGAACAACTGAACGTCAATCATGAGCCTGGCCTCGAATTTCGCCTGAGCATTTGA
- the moeB_1 gene encoding UBA/THIF-type NAD/FAD binding fold protein, with translation MVMSSEDPRFAGIARLYGIEGLDRLRAAHVAVVGIGGVGSWAAEAMARCGVGEISLFDLDDVCVSNSNRQLHALDTTVGRPKVEVMAERLRAINPDCVVHAVADFVTRDTMAEYITPDLDCVLDCIDAVNAKAALIAWCKRRKIQIITTGGAGGQIDPTLIQVCDLNRTFNDPLASKVRSTLRRDYGFSRTMNRHYSVPCVFSTEQLRYPKPDGSICLQKSFVGDGVKLDCAGGFGAVMMVTATFGMVAATKAVDKIVAGVRRPSERAKPVSVPPQLTVS, from the coding sequence ATGGTCATGAGTTCAGAAGATCCGCGTTTTGCTGGTATCGCCCGTTTGTACGGCATCGAAGGCCTGGACCGCTTGCGCGCGGCTCACGTGGCGGTGGTGGGTATCGGCGGCGTAGGGTCCTGGGCGGCGGAAGCCATGGCTCGCTGCGGGGTGGGGGAGATTTCCCTGTTTGACCTGGACGACGTCTGCGTCAGCAACAGCAATCGCCAATTGCACGCACTGGACACTACCGTGGGTCGCCCCAAGGTCGAGGTGATGGCTGAGCGTCTGCGCGCGATCAACCCGGACTGCGTCGTGCATGCCGTTGCCGATTTCGTCACCCGCGACACCATGGCCGAATACATCACCCCGGACCTGGATTGCGTGCTGGACTGCATTGATGCCGTGAACGCCAAGGCTGCGCTGATTGCCTGGTGCAAGCGCCGCAAGATCCAGATCATCACCACCGGAGGGGCGGGCGGGCAAATTGATCCGACGTTGATTCAGGTCTGCGATCTGAACCGCACCTTCAACGACCCGTTGGCCTCGAAAGTCCGGTCGACCCTGCGTCGCGATTACGGCTTTTCCCGCACCATGAACCGCCATTACAGCGTGCCGTGCGTGTTCTCCACCGAGCAACTGCGCTACCCGAAACCGGATGGCAGCATCTGCCTGCAGAAGAGTTTCGTCGGTGATGGGGTCAAGCTGGACTGCGCCGGTGGTTTCGGTGCGGTGATGATGGTGACCGCGACCTTCGGGATGGTCGCGGCAACCAAGGCGGTGGACAAGATTGTTGCCGGAGTGCGCCGCCCTTCAGAGCGGGCCAAGCCAGTTTCGGTGCCGCCTCAACTGACTGTCAGCTGA
- the csdA gene encoding cysteine sulfinate desulfinase, with protein sequence MPLSSPWRADFPAIAALQRQGQTYLDNAATTQKPQALLDALNHYYTNGAANVHRAQHLPGAHATQAFENSRNKVAHWLNAGEAGQIIFTQGTTSALNLLAYGLEQEFAEGDEIVISALEHHANLLPWQQLALRNDLKLVVLPLNDQGLIDLEAAALLINERTRLLAVSQLSNVLGAWQPLPELLAMASAHGALTVVDGAQGVVHGRHDVQALGCDFYVFSSHKLYGPEGVGVLYGRNEALSRLSHWQFGGEMVLTTDYQYAEFRPAPLGFEAGTPPIASVIGLGATLAYLNGLDHAAVLEHEARLHGMLLDGLRQRDGIQVLGQPQLALVSFVVEGVHNADLAHLLTEQGIAVRAGHHCAMPLLKSLGLPGAIRVSLALYNDESDLQHFFNALDQALDLLR encoded by the coding sequence ATGCCCCTCTCTTCTCCCTGGCGCGCTGACTTTCCAGCCATCGCCGCCCTGCAACGGCAAGGCCAGACCTATCTGGACAACGCCGCCACCACGCAAAAACCTCAAGCCCTGCTCGACGCCCTGAACCATTACTACACCAACGGCGCAGCCAACGTTCATCGCGCCCAGCATTTGCCGGGCGCCCACGCGACCCAGGCCTTCGAGAACAGCCGCAACAAGGTTGCCCATTGGCTGAATGCCGGCGAAGCAGGCCAGATTATCTTTACCCAAGGCACGACCTCGGCACTCAATCTGCTGGCCTATGGGCTTGAGCAGGAGTTCGCCGAGGGCGATGAAATTGTCATCAGCGCCCTGGAGCATCACGCCAACCTGTTGCCCTGGCAGCAACTGGCGTTGCGTAACGATTTGAAACTAGTCGTGCTACCGCTCAACGACCAGGGCCTGATTGACCTGGAGGCCGCTGCACTGCTGATCAACGAGCGCACTCGTTTGTTGGCCGTCAGTCAACTGTCCAACGTGCTGGGTGCGTGGCAACCATTGCCCGAGTTGCTGGCGATGGCCAGTGCTCATGGTGCATTGACCGTGGTCGATGGCGCTCAGGGCGTGGTGCATGGTCGGCATGACGTGCAGGCGCTGGGCTGCGATTTTTATGTGTTTTCCAGCCATAAGCTGTACGGCCCGGAAGGCGTCGGCGTGCTGTACGGGCGCAACGAAGCCTTGTCCCGCCTGAGCCACTGGCAGTTTGGCGGCGAAATGGTCCTGACGACGGATTACCAGTACGCTGAATTCCGCCCTGCACCGCTGGGCTTCGAAGCCGGTACTCCGCCGATTGCCAGCGTGATCGGGCTGGGCGCTACCCTTGCTTACTTGAACGGTCTTGATCATGCCGCGGTGCTGGAACATGAAGCGCGTCTACATGGCATGTTGCTCGATGGCCTGCGCCAACGAGACGGCATTCAGGTGCTGGGGCAACCGCAACTGGCGCTGGTGAGCTTTGTCGTCGAAGGCGTGCATAACGCTGATCTGGCGCACCTGCTCACGGAACAAGGCATTGCCGTGCGTGCCGGGCATCATTGCGCCATGCCTTTGCTGAAAAGCCTGGGCTTGCCGGGCGCGATTCGGGTGTCTTTGGCGCTGTACAACGACGAAAGCGATTTACAGCACTTCTTCAACGCGCTGGATCAGGCCCTGGATTTACTGCGATGA
- the ygdK gene encoding Post-transcriptional cysteine desulfuration regulatory protein; Fe-S metabolism associated SufE, translating into MNLPVDAQIALDTFAQPQGWEQRARLLMQWGERLPALADDEKAEENLVHGCESKVWLLGNMTDGHWQFRAASDARMIRGLVALLLARVNGLSAEELQQVDLPDWFNQLGLSRQLSPSRSNGLNAVLQRMHQLTVS; encoded by the coding sequence ATGAACCTGCCCGTGGATGCACAAATCGCGCTGGACACATTCGCTCAGCCTCAAGGCTGGGAGCAGCGCGCCCGTTTACTGATGCAATGGGGCGAGCGATTGCCTGCGCTGGCGGACGACGAAAAGGCTGAGGAGAACCTGGTCCATGGCTGTGAAAGCAAGGTCTGGTTGCTGGGCAATATGACCGACGGCCACTGGCAGTTCCGTGCCGCCAGTGACGCGCGGATGATTCGGGGCCTGGTGGCGCTGCTGCTGGCTCGGGTTAACGGTTTGTCGGCAGAAGAACTCCAGCAGGTTGATTTACCGGACTGGTTCAACCAACTGGGCCTGAGCCGCCAATTGTCGCCTTCGCGCAGCAACGGTCTGAATGCCGTGCTGCAAAGGATGCATCAGCTGACAGTCAGTTGA
- the dapL_2 gene encoding succinyldiaminopimelate transaminase — protein MNNAMQLLQPYPFEKLRALLGSVTPNPEKRPIALSIGEPKHRSPAFVAQAMVANLDQMAVYPTTLGVPALREAIAGWCERRFGVPGGWLDPARNVLPVNGTREALFAFTQTVVNREDNGLVISPNPFYQIYEGAAFLAGAQPHYLPCLKENGFNPDFDAVSADVWKRCQILFLCSPGNPTGAVIPLETLKKLIALADEYDFVIAADECYSELYFDEEAPTAGLLSACVALGRQDFKRCVVFHSLSKRSNLPGLRSGFVAGDAEILKAFLLYRTYHGCAMPIQTQLASIAAWNDEDHVRANRDLYREKFDAVLDILSPVMDVQRPDGSFYLWPSVGGDDAAFCRDLYVDQHVTVVPGSYLSREVGGFNPGAGRVRLALVAPLAECIEAAERIREFIQKR, from the coding sequence ATGAATAACGCAATGCAGCTGCTCCAGCCTTACCCGTTCGAAAAGCTTCGCGCCCTGCTGGGCAGCGTGACGCCCAACCCTGAGAAGCGTCCGATTGCACTGTCCATTGGCGAACCCAAGCACCGCTCTCCTGCATTCGTGGCCCAGGCCATGGTCGCCAATCTGGACCAAATGGCGGTTTATCCAACCACGTTAGGCGTCCCGGCCTTGCGCGAAGCCATCGCTGGCTGGTGCGAGCGACGCTTCGGTGTTCCAGGTGGCTGGCTGGACCCGGCGCGCAATGTATTGCCGGTCAACGGCACGCGCGAAGCGTTGTTCGCGTTCACCCAGACCGTGGTCAATCGTGAAGACAACGGGCTGGTAATCAGCCCGAACCCGTTCTATCAGATCTACGAAGGCGCGGCGTTCCTGGCCGGTGCCCAGCCGCACTATCTGCCATGCCTGAAAGAGAATGGCTTCAACCCCGATTTCGATGCGGTATCGGCCGATGTCTGGAAACGCTGCCAGATTCTGTTCCTGTGCTCGCCCGGCAACCCGACCGGCGCGGTCATCCCGCTGGAGACGCTGAAAAAGCTGATAGCCCTGGCTGACGAATACGATTTCGTGATCGCCGCCGACGAATGCTACAGCGAACTGTACTTCGACGAAGAGGCGCCAACGGCCGGATTGCTCAGCGCCTGCGTCGCCCTCGGTCGCCAGGACTTCAAGCGCTGCGTCGTGTTCCACAGCCTGTCCAAGCGCTCGAACCTGCCAGGTTTGCGCTCCGGCTTCGTAGCCGGCGATGCAGAAATCCTCAAGGCCTTTTTGCTGTACCGCACCTACCACGGTTGCGCCATGCCGATCCAGACCCAGCTGGCCAGTATTGCTGCCTGGAACGACGAGGATCACGTTCGCGCCAACCGCGACCTGTACCGTGAAAAGTTCGACGCCGTGCTGGACATCCTCTCACCCGTCATGGATGTGCAGCGCCCGGATGGCAGTTTCTACCTGTGGCCGAGCGTGGGCGGTGACGACGCAGCGTTCTGCCGCGATCTCTACGTCGACCAACACGTAACCGTGGTGCCAGGCTCCTACCTGTCCCGTGAAGTGGGCGGCTTCAACCCTGGCGCCGGCCGCGTGCGTCTGGCGCTGGTTGCGCCGTTGGCCGAATGTATCGAAGCAGCCGAGCGGATTCGGGAATTCATTCAGAAGCGTTGA